GTTGTATAGGTGTGGGTGTGATTGTGGGGaagtggtttgtttggtctggttTGGTGTGGAAGATGAGGTTCCTGCCTTGTGCAGATCGGGTTGGGGAAAAGGTGTAGGATTTGGTGGGTGTGGTTGGTCGTTTGGCGCAGGTGGTGGTTGCACAGAGGAATTTGGTGTAGATCCCTCCATGATAGGACTCAGAttcggtggaggtggtggaggtgtAGAAAACTTGGGTTGTTGTGGATCTATGGGGGTGGAGGTGAGTGGGGAAGGATGAGCATTCACCGCAATAGCAATCTGAGCTACCATATCCGAGAGCTTGGAAAGGTTACCTTGCAGCGTGTCGATGGACAGCTGTTGTTGGTCGAAGCGTCGGGACAAGGTGAGGACTTCTCGAGGTAGGCGACCCTGAATCTCAGCTTCTTCCTCGGCTTGGCGTTGAGCTGCGGCCAGCAACTCTGCTTCTTCGACCGCCACCGCCATCCTCTCTTGAGATCTGGTTCTCCGATGCGTCATGAGTAAGAGGATCTCTTCCGCGGAGCGAAATTTTCCCACGATCTGGCAGATCTATGTGGTGTCACTCCAGATCTGCGTTGCCAAGGAGATAGAAGGATCAAGCGCTCGGGGGAAaaaaggctctgataccaattgtcagGATCCCGATGGGGTTTGGGATCGAGATCCAGGCAGGAATGCGGAAATTACGGGAAGAACTGATAAATTGCAGTAAAACTAGCTAATAATAAGGGAGGAACAGAAATAACAAGGAAGACATAATTAGGGTTTTCATTATCGCGCCGCCCATCCACCCTCTCTCCCAAGTTATATAGAGTCCCCGGGGAGCCGCGATTGTTCCAGGATTCAAATTCAAACACGCACAGGTTTCAAAAAGGAAAATTTAAATTACAACCGTCGGATTACATCGAAGGGGTACGCCTCATCCCGGCCGTCCATTAACTGACCAAACTGTAACTGTGGACAGCAAGGTTCTTGACAGCAGCGCATATATGCATGCAAGTAGCCTTTCTCCAAAACCAATCTTCCTCAAGACCACGATGAGAAAAGCCCAATCCACCGTGTTGAACTCGATTGAACATGCTGAAAAGCACGCGGAGATCTGCCATCTATTCCTTGGTTCATGAAACTCGCAGGCGCGCCGTTCGCAGGCATTTCATCGCTGTGCGCTCAACGAGGGATATCATGACGCACTAGTGTTGCGGCGAGACACAGGATCTCACCATGATGACCTGAgctcgcagcagcagcagcagcagcagctgatCAGTATTCAGTAGTGGCACATCTACTCGTAATGAAGGGCTGATCTGGTCGGTGGGAGGCGGCAAAGGCACAGCAAGTTCTCGCACTCGCACATCCCGCGCTGCGCGCATCATTGCTCCAGATTTACTCCGCCCGTCAGAGAAACATGCATCGACGATTTCTGTCTACCTCTCCAGGATTCAGGGTAGCAGTGAAGGAGACTTGACAAGGCCAAGCCAGGTAGCAGTCAAAGTGGTATGAACTCTTTGACGTACCTACATGTCTACTGGTACGTGCGTACAATGCCATGGACTGGGGTCTGCAAGGAGCACAGGCAAATTATATATGCCTAATTTATACCCGTCCAGAGATATACGGCCATCTGATACAGGTCGTGCAGGCACAGTAGAACTTCAGTGCGATGCAGCATAACGAGAGCAGGCGAGGATGAATAACTGGCATGGGCTCCAGGGATCGATGGATGGATCATACTGGATCTAACAAGCGCTGGTGTAGTGTATTATACTCTTCAGATGAAGTTCAGACTGCTTGACCTGACCACATGGCCGTGATCTGCAGTAATTAGCCAGTCAGATATGCAGCACTGCATCTCATCCCAATCCTCTAAATATTTAAGCGAAAGACTAATTCATGTTGCTCCAGGTCTCTTCCTGCACTCCCGATAGATTGGCACGTCCCTTCTCAGACTGTCAGACAACAGCAACAAGAAGAAAAATAAGAAGGCAGTTGCTGTTAGTGCCACTAGTGACTGTTAAGTGTTAACACGTAGGCGTTTACCATAAGAGCAAAGTCCTATTATCCTATCCATTTATCCAGGGTTCCTATATCCTTGTCTGCCCAATGATTCAGACAGAGGGTGGTCCGACGAGCGGCGAGACATGCTGCCGAGTGTTAGCTGCAGTGAGCTGGATTCAGTTGCCTCAACAAGAGACACCATAACATGCCATGCTACACACCATGATCCCTCGGCAAGATCCAAGAGCTAGGGGGTGAAATCTTGCGGTGATATACTTTTGTTGGCCCTACGTGTTACCCTATAGTAGCATGAACATGGATGAGACGACATAAGGTTGAAACAAACATGAAAAACAAGTACTCCTACCAACATAGGAGGTGGTACAGACAAGACAGCAAATTATACAACAACCTAGAAACCGTATTATATCATGCTACTTGGAATCAGTGTGATGTGTGGTTGACAGGATCAGGGTATCGACGAAAACGACACTGCAACATATGCAGCAAAAGTGCAAAACAGCGGGGGCAAGATCACCTGAAGAGAACTATACCAAGAATGCCTACTAGTTCTACATACTCCTGACAGGAGAGCCTAGAACACTAGCTAGAGAAATAATTTGGCAAGGGATGTATACGGACAAGTATCAGCAGCTAGCAAAGGGACCAAGAAAGAAGCTAGCATCCAACACTGAAGATAAGCGTCAGTTTCCTGTAAAAACCAGACCACGAGCCCGAAAACTTTGCGGCAGGCCTCTGAAGATGTTGCCAACTTCCTCTTATATCCTACCTGACAAAACAGACATACGGCTTGCTAATCATCTGAGGGCGGCGACAAATTCTGCCTGGCAATGCCAAAAGGAGAAGCAAACACGAGAGATGTGCGACAAGAAAGCTTTAAACCTAGGGCGACAAATCTCTGCGCCGGAAAAAGGGGAAAAGATGTCCGCGCCACAAAAGATGAAATTTCAGAGCTGAATTCGTACATGGTACAATGCAGAGAAAGAGGGGGAGAAAAAGATGTTTGAATGGATGGTAATAAAGCAGggagaagcaaaaaaaaaacatttCTATACCATTTCATCAAGATTCAaagcggagaagaagaagaaagaagcaaTCTTATACAGTTTTACACACGGGCCTGGTCTCCAATCTCTGTTAATCCTACGTACTGCCGGAGTGGCTAGCAGGCTGCCGCCTCCGGAATGTTAAACGAGAGGCAAAAAAAGATGAGAGAATGGTGAGTACGGGTGGACGGGGATCAACGGTTGGTTAACTGGCGTGCAGGGGAGCACGGCGCGGCTAGACCTTGTAGATGATGAGGAAGCAGGGGAGCACGGCGCGGCTGTCGAGGACGACGAGCTCGCCGTCGCCCATGTCCACGGAGTCGTAGTCCGGGGAGCGGTGGTGCCGGCCGTGCTGGTCCAGGCCGTGCGCCGGCCGGACGCGCCCGGCAATGACCCGGCACACCAGCATGGCCCTGCGACCCGCGCCGGGCGACGGCGAAAACGACGCGGCGGCTCTGGCGTGGGCGGCGCCGCTGCAGGCGAAGGTGCGCACCGCGGAGCTGCAGGGGCCGAGCTGGCAGGTGGCGACGCCGGCGCCGAAGACGGCGCCTGCGGCCGGGCGGCACTGGAAGCGCATCATCTCGTTGCCGTCGGCGCCGCACCGCGCCGCGGCGCCGTGCGCGCGGGCGGCCGCCCTGGCGTCCTCGAACCGCGCCACCGCCCTGGCCGCGCTGTGCACCCGGAACATCGCCTCCACCTCCGGCGGTGCCTGCGTGGCGGGGCCCCAGCCGGAGGAGAAGATGAGCTCCACCACCTGCCGCGACGAGTGGCCCTCCGGCAGCTCCGCCATCGTCAGGAACGCCGAGGGCGCCGGGGCGGCCGGCGAGGGCGACGGCATGAACGCCTGCTTCGGCTTCTTCCTGGCCCGCGGCCTCGCGTCCTGCTGCCGCTCCCGCTCGTCCTGCCCGCCCCTCCGCCTCTCCCGGCGCGGCGGCTTCTCGTGCTTCCAGCTGGCGTGCCGCGCGGGAGGCGCCACCGAGTCCCTCACGTCCTCCGCGGCAGCGCACGAGACGGGGAAGGTCTGCGACATCTTCTTGCTCGGCGTCGGGGACGGCGCGACGACGGCGTCCGCCACGCCGTAGGATCTGCAGCTGAGGGACCGCACCCACGCCGTCGCCATTGTGACGGCCAAGAGCAGAGAGCCGGCGGCGCGTTCTCTGCTCGGGGATTGAGCTCGGTGTTGGTGGTGGATGGACGGGTGGTGactggtgtggtggtggtggtggccgcgcggctggcctggctttggctgtgcgtggctccggGCGTTATTATGGCGGGCCGATTTATTCATTCGCCACCTTGGGGCGCTGTGTCAGTGACATCACACCTGCCTCCAACCTCCACCGGATCACTCTACTCGTACCTATCCATTCTCACCGACATGTGGCCCTTGCCAACACCGGGACCCAGCGTCAGCCAGAGGTCAAAACGTTTGGCGGCTCCAGACGCTCAGCAGACACTGGCTGTGGCAGTACCGTACTTTTTTATCCTTTTGAAATCGACGTAGTACTTGTAAAAATAATTTAAAACAAGGTACTGCACTTTGCAATAGTCTTTTGAGCTGTGCTCCTCTGCGTTCGATTTGCTTTGGTTTCGTTTCGTGTTTTTGAATTCTATTTTGACTGGATTTGTGGCCACGGGTGCTCGGGCCCACTAGCTAGAGTGGAGATCGATGAACTCAAAAGGGTGGGAGTGATCATTTGCAATTGGATTTTCTGCTCCCTTTTTTCTTCACTTCTTTTGCTGAAGCCATGGCCGGTGGTGCGTGGCGCCTGCTTTCTTTTTCTTGTATTGGCCATGGAGTGGAGTCCAGTTCTTTCGTGGAGCTCCGGGTGGCACGCGCTTGTCTGGTTTGGTTTGTGGCTCTGATCTGGGTATCTACGAAAGAAGCTTCTctttttgctatttttgtgctGACTCTCTTCTCTCCTTTTCTCAGAGCGTCTCCACCGATAGTCTCAAATAGGCACTGACAAGTACACAGGTTCCTAATTTGAAAAAAGGTTGCACAGATTCTAATaaaatttctcaaaaaaaaaactttaaaCAAACAAATATAAATTCACTATGAAATTTTATTTAAATTTAGGATTATTACAAAATTTTGAATGAAGCTtgaactaaactaaactaaaataAACCCTAATATACTAGTTGTCGGTTGGGGCGTGCAACGGGCCTCGTCGTCGGTCTTCCCCTTTGCCGCCGCCAGACTTGCCTGCATGTCTCCCCTTACTTCATGCATGGCCGTCGGCGACGCCGGAGCTTGCCAACAACGCTGCCCCCTTAGCGCCGCCTACCACTAGCGAGACTCCTCGTTGTGCGCGAGCCTCGCTTGCTCGTGGGCAGCCTTCTTGGCTTGGCGCTGAGCGTTGAGCTCAACCAGCCTCAGCCGCTCAGCCGCCATGATGAGGCGACATGCCTCCTCCGTGGCCGCCCGCTGGTGAGATCTCGACGACGTGCTCCAAGTTGGCGTCGTTGATCTCCTCTAGCTCATCCTCACGGAGCCTCCGGAAGCAATGCACGTTGAAGGAGGCCAAGATCGCCGCCTTCTCCGGGTCACCGTGGAACTGCTCCTCCTCGCCCTGCTGCACCGCCTCGGCTTCTGCGTCTGCTATGAACGCATCCTTCCACTCGTCCAACTCGGAGTCGTTGAAGTTGAAGTCGAACTCGGCGTTCGGCTGCGACGGGGCCATGAGCTCTTACTGTGGTGGTGGCTGCGGAGGTTCTGGCCTAGCATTGAGTAGGTGGTCGCGAGCCGGCATTGCATCGTTGTGGGTAGAGGTGAGTTTGGAGGAGGCAGAAGAGCGCGACAGTGGTGAAGAGGCTAGTACGGCGGAGGTGAGCGAAGAGGGAGCACTAAATAGGCGGCGATTGTAATATCCCAGAACATAGGACCAACGAAGGGTATATTTGAAAAtgagatgtgcatttcatcgcaaatcgGGGGAATTTTTCGCGCTTTATTGtataaaacctaagagggatcgaggtttctctctcgttgctattagggttagagCAAGATGAGTGTTatgaatttcgacatgacctctgatacgtctccaacgtatctataatttctgatgttccatgctagttttatgacaatacctacatgttttattcatactttatatcgttttgatgcgttttccggaactaacctattaacaagatgccgaagtgccagttcctgttttctgctgtttttggtttcagaaatcctacaaaggaaatattctcggaattggacgaaatcaaggcccacgatcttatatttccacgaagcttccagaacaccggagagggaccagaggggaggcccagggcccccacacagtatggcggcgcggccagagggggggcgcgcccccctggtgtgtgggacccccagaccccttccgactccgtttcttcgcctatataagtcgtcgtgacctaaaacttcgagacggattgacgaaacaccagaaaaccttccagagccgccgccatcgcgaaactccaattcgggggacagaagtctctatttcggcaccctgccgggacggggaagtgcccccggaaggcatctccaccgccatcttcaccgccatcgctgtctccatgatgaggagggagtaattctcccccgaggctgagggctctaccggtagctatgtggttaatctctctctcatgtaccccaatacaatgatctcatgaattgccttgcataattgcgatccatatgatgagctttgtaccactattaatctatgtgctactctagtgatgttattaaagtagtctattcctccttcatgatgtaatgtggacagtgtgtgcatcatgtagtacttggcgtaggttatgattgtaatctcttgtagattatggagttaactattactatgatagtattgatgtgatctattccccctttcatagctactgttgacagtgtgtatgctatgttagttctcggtctaaattgcaatgatctattatgctctaaaggttacttaaatatgaacaccgaatgttgtggcgcttgttaactccggcttgagggagctcttgtagccctacacaatgaatggtgtttgttatcaaacaagagtatatgtagcacaagtgaggagaagttatttatttattatgtgatcaatgttgagagtgtccactagtgaaagtaggatccctaggccttgtttccaatactgcaaacaccgcttacttactattctactgcatgtttacttgctgtaaTATTTAATTCATATCGCAATTACCATCTACCACCATCTGTATCATCtgtgttttaatatctcttcgccgaactagtgcgcctatacatctgaaaagtgtattaggtgtgttggggacacaagagacttcttgtatcgtaattgcagggttgcttgagaggactatctttgacctctacctccctgagttcgataaaccttgggtgattcacttaagggaaacttgctgctgttctacaaacctctgctcttggaggcccaacaacatctctgaggaatagaagcgtgcgtagacatcaagctattttctggcgccgttgccggggaggtaaggtaaaaggtattcacaccctccgactactaagctatttcctagcactgttgccggtgtgtgagtgctcgaagctatctcctttagattctgcaattatatctttttgtttcttgtttttattttcactagttaggcataatggaaaacaacaacaaaattggtgagctttttaatctttttcctgagttagaattgtttgatgcgaaaattaaaaaaactatggaaccttatttgcatgctagtagcaatgttattagtatgaacgcaattactgctaatgctatgtaaaagtctaagcttggggaagctagtttttgtgatctttttagcttcccatctttaggggagaaaatttgctctgataatgctttatctcccatatgcgataactctaataatgcttgtgacattttaaatccacctactaaaagtattcctttcaagatacccatgaaaattattgaacgtgttgtggataaccgctatcaaggggatggaactgtccaccctggagatcatttactctctttgcatgaattatgcgggttattcaagtgtgcaggtatctctatggatgaagtgaagaagaaattattctctatgtcgttgtctggtaaagcggcgcattggtataaactgctgaaggatgggcattctcttgattggaaggatattgtgcctctattttattctaaattctatcctccaagtgaaattcacaaagaccgaaacagcatatataatttctggcctcatgatggagagagtattgcccaagcatgggagagattgaagtctttaatgctcaaatgccccattcatgagcttcctggtaatatcatcattgataatttctatgcaagactttcttttcaagataaaaccttgctggatactgcttgttctggatcattcacgcgcaataaagaagagtttaaatgggaccttcttaatcggattcaggagaacgctgaagattgggagaacgacaaaagtAAAGAATcgggtataaactatgaatatgaatgcattaagtctttcattgaaactgcttattttcaagagcttagtgctaaatatggtcttgatcctcaaattatggtcgattattatagagcctttgcttctcatattaatgttcctaaggaAAATTGgcacatgtatcatgaacctttcaaagacacttgcatggaaaatgaaattgttgttaatgattgcaataaacatgcccaaacttctgaaaatactatttcttataagcatgttaatttttgtggaatgcatagaccttgtggaattaatcaaattgaagatgaatattgtatccatcataggaatgaaaaaactagaaagtggtttagggctctagatgatcttggtgaaaaagtttgtgccctctatccttttatttgtgaactttgccatagagtgggtcattttaattttcaatgttcctccaatgataattcgaaccccatgagtgctgcaaatttgtattgtgatgatgaaatccttcctaatctgcatgatgaacttactttattttttggatgtgaagagttatcaagaaaaatctctttgttacatatgagtgatcttgatattgatgatgtcctgcatgggtgtctttcttattgcattaataattgccatacaaatacttacgtacggaatatcttagaagatgacaccttgccaaaatatgataggaccgctgtgtgttttgaacttattaatgaaaaggaggaatcctcccaagtttcttctattgtttctggaaataaatcaggttatgtggagaagcctcccttcaagcctctccctcctgaagaagggaacgaggagaaggagaagaagaagaagggaacgaagaagaagaagaagaggggggaataaaaagaaagaggtaacgacatatccccgcgtgtatgagataacgataggtaaccgtaagtatgttgctcctaatgattattatgataatgaatctgagtacaatgatcttcctatgccctttacccatattagtgatcatgatttggaagagcacactacctttgatattggaaatctctttggtactgattatgaaagtaatgatgtTAGCACTATTCATGTTCCCTCAAACGTtgatattgaaagctctaagcttggggatgttgtgcttGAAGATCCTATATTTGAGACCTTTACTTTTAGTGAAAATGATGATATTATACATTCTGGTTTGGATAATCGTTATAGAGATGGATATGACAcatgttataattatccttatgaaacttgtcatagttatgatgggattgccaaaaaccattcccttagtatgcaacttgtttaccatgttcaaattcttgataatgatactgctccaattactattaatgagaagagtttttcttatgccaaaaataatgatacttttatgcacatgaaccatgataagaatgttttaagtgatggatatattgtggatttcatcaatgatgctactgaaagttactatgagatagggaaacatggttatatgcatcttaataatattaagtttcccctctttatgttgagaatattgaagttgcgcttgtactgcctttctatgcttgttgctatgtgctttcagtacttgttttcttacaagattccttttcataggaagtgggttagacttaaatgtgttttgaatttgcttcttgatgctccttttgcttcaactcttatttcttgcgcgaccatcattaaaattactgagcccatcttaatggctataaagaaagcacttcttgggagataacccatgtgtttattttgctactgttttgttgtgtcttggaagttgttactactgtagcaacctctccttatctttattttattgcattgttgtaccaagtaaagtctttgatagtagggttgatactagatttggattgctgcgcagaaacagatttcttgctgtcacgattttgagtagaattctctgtaggtaactcagaaaaatctgcaaatttacgtgcgtgatcctcagatatgtacgcaactttcattcaatttgagctttttcatctgagcaagttaagtgccccagaaaaattcgtctttacggactgttctgttttgacagattctgccttttatttcgcattgcctgttttgctatgtttgatggatttctttgttccattaactttcagtagctttgggcaatgtccagaagtgttaagaatgattgtgttacctctgaacatgtgaatttttgattatgcactaaccctctaatgtgtttgtttcgagtttggtgtggaggaagttttcaagggtcaagagaggaggatgatatactatgatcaagaagagtgaaaagtctaagcttggggatgcccccgtggttcatccctgcatatttcaagaagactcaagcatctaagcttggggatgcccaaggcatccccttcttcatcgacaacttatcaggtcacctctagtgaaactatatttttattccgtcacatcttatgtactttacttggagcgtctgtttgcttttgtttttatttttgttttgttattttcattctctgaataaattcatccttgtgtgggagagagacacgctccgctttttcatatgaacactggtgttcttggttctatctttaatgttcatggcggagttgaaaaccgcttcgttaattgctatttggttggaaacagaaaatgcttcatgtggtaattggtataatgtcttgaataatttgatacttggcaattgttgtgctcatatagatcatgtttaagctcttgcatcatgtactttgcacctattaatgaagaactacatagagcttgttaaaatttggtttgcatgattggtctctctgagtctagatattttctggttaaggtgtttgaacaacaaggaagacagtgtagagtcttataatgcttgcaatatgttcttatgtaagttttgctgtaccggtttatacttgagtttgcttcaaacaaccttgctagcctaagccttgtattgagagggaattcttctcgtgcatccaaaaccttgagccaaatcctatgccatttgtgtccaccatacctacttactacatggtatttctctgccattccaaagtacattacttgagtgctacctttaaaattctattctttgtctttgcaatatatagctcatgggaaaatagccttaaaaactattgtggtaaagaatatgttgttatgtatcttatttcttataagttgcttgttgagcggtaaccatgtttctggggacgccatcaactttttacacctttgttgaatatcatgtgagttgctatgcatgttcgtcttgtctgaagtaagggcggttttcatgatcaaatggtttgagtatgcatattgttagagaagaacattgggccgctaactaaagccatgaatcatggtggaagtttcagtttggacattaatcctcaacctcttatgagaatattatctgttgttgaattcttatgcattaaagaggagtccattatctattttctatgttgtcccggtatggatgtctaagttgagaataatcaaaagcgagaaatccaatgcgaaccttctccttagacctttgtacaggcggcatagaggtacccctttgtgacacttggttgaaacatatgttatgcaatgataatatgtgttaatccaagctaattaggacaaggtgcgagcactattggtattttatgcatgaggcttgcaacttataggatgtcttatacataacacatatgaattattactaccgttgacaaaattgtttctatgttttcaaaataaaagctctagcacaaaaatagtaatccatgcttccctctgcgaagggccattcttttactttatgttgagtcagtttacctacttatttctatcttagaagcagacacttgtgtcaactgtgtgcattgattcttacatgtttacctattgcacttgttatattgctttatgttgacaattatccatgagatatacatgttgaagttgaaagcaaccgctgaaacttatatcttcctttgtgttgcttcaaagctttactttgaatctattgctttatgagttaactcttatgcaagacttattgatgcttgtcttgaaagtactattcatgaaaagtctttgctatatgattcagttgtttaatcattgtctttaccattgctttgaatcacttcattcatctcatatgctttacaatagtatgatcaagattatgtaagtagcatgtcactacagaaattattctttttatcgtttacctactcgaggacgagtaggaactaagcttggggatgctgatacgtctccaacgtatctataatttctgatgttccatgctagttttatgacaatacctacatgttttattcatactttatatcgttttgatgcgttttccggaactaacctattaacaagatgccgaagtgccagttcctgttttctgctgtttttggtttcagaaatcctacaaagaaaatattctcggaattggacgaaatcaaggcccacgatcttatatttccacgaagcttccagaacaccggagagggaccagaggggaggcccagggcccccacacagtatggcggcgcggccagagggggggcgcgcccccctggtgtgtgggacccccagaccccttccgactccgtttcttcgcctatataagtcatcgtgacctaaaacttcgagacggattgacgaaacaccagaaaaccttccagagccgccgccatcgtgaaactccaattcgggggacagaagtctctgttccggc
This Lolium perenne isolate Kyuss_39 chromosome 1, Kyuss_2.0, whole genome shotgun sequence DNA region includes the following protein-coding sequences:
- the LOC127308853 gene encoding uncharacterized protein, yielding MATAWVRSLSCRSYGVADAVVAPSPTPSKKMSQTFPVSCAAAEDVRDSVAPPARHASWKHEKPPRRERRRGGQDERERQQDARPRARKKPKQAFMPSPSPAAPAPSAFLTMAELPEGHSSRQVVELIFSSGWGPATQAPPEVEAMFRVHSAARAVARFEDARAAARAHGAAARCGADGNEMMRFQCRPAAGAVFGAGVATCQLGPCSSAVRTFACSGAAHARAAASFSPSPGAGRRAMLVCRVIAGRVRPAHGLDQHGRHHRSPDYDSVDMGDGELVVLDSRAVLPCFLIIYKV